The sequence TACACTTAAGAAGCCCCATCCTGGGCCTGCAGTGctggccacccccaccctccctcagaCACCCCGACATCCTACAGCAGAAAAACTGGCCTCTTAACAGTTCCCTACATCAAATCTCTGGAGATCAAGTGTCCATAAAGCTACTTtccctacccgccccccctccggggggggtggggctcagggatGTAAACCTTCCAGACCTGGTCCAGGTCCACAGAATCAGTACCTCCTCCCCACCAACACAGAGTCCCCCAGAATTGCTCCCTCCCCCATGCGTACCCAGAAGAGCCATTTCTCTCTTCAGCAGGCGCCTGGCAAGTTTAGTTCTAGTTCAAAATCAGCTAATGACCTGGACACCTGAGTCTAATGATTCTCTCAGTAAAGTGTGAAGGACTGAGCGACCCATTATTAAATGCATGCAAAGAGCTCTggactttctcccttcccccccaggCAGCCCCAGGAAGGAGCTGTGCAGAACAGGTCAGTTTTCTCTGTCTTGGAGGGAATGCCCACCAAGGCATCCCTTGCTAGCCCCCAGTGCACTTAAGTCCCCTGCCTCCCATTATCCTTGTATTTCCCTGGGAAAAGTAATTTGCCCTGATTTCTGTCTCCCCAACCCCAAATCCTTACCACTTTTTCCCAAGGTATTCCTTGCCGTAGCCCACCACTTCCTATCCCACATCCAGCAAAAACACTGCCCTTGCTCCTGCCCTCCTTCTAGCCAAACATTGCTAAACATCTGGTCCCCATCTGCCAGCACCCTCCTCCTTGCAGCTTACCAGAACTTGAAGATGATGCCAGTGGCCACGAGAACAATAATGATGGAGATGGTAATTGTGACATAGAGCTGGGGGTCCACACCTgattggggtggggagaaagttTTAGGGAGGCCTGAAGTGGTAGGGGccaagagggggtgggggtgggattaGGCTTCAGGTTCAGTTAAACTTAGAGAGTGTCGCTATTTGAATCCACATTGTCCAATTCTTTCTGCTTTCCTggactctcccccccccacctttattCTTATCATCCGCTTTCCCTGGAGTTCTCAGTTCCTTTCCTCCATGTTCCCAAATCTGTATGCATGTGACGAGGAGGAGGCTGCAAGGTCAGAGAGAACCCCTCTCTCTGCACAGAAACTAAGGGGTAGGAATGTCCATCTGTGCCCTAGCCCCACCCCCAAACTGCTGGCCCTATCTCGGCATTCCCTGAGCCGAGATGTCACCCTGAAGGCCCTTGTCCTCCACGGTGTTCTTCTGCATGGAATACTCCCACTTCATTTTCAAGGTCCAGCTCCAATGTCAATTCTTGGAAGTTGTCCTGATCCCCAGGCAAAAGtaatctctcccttccctcttttcctaaaAACATGCTGTGTATGCTTCTATTAGAGCACTTATTACATTGACTCATCCCTGAGTGTTTACACATCTGTCTTCTCCAGTGGACCTGAGCTCCTCCAGGGCTCAGATGGCAGTTCATCTCTGCCTCCTGTGccggcacagtgcctgacacgttTGTGGGAAGAACTAACAGACAAGGACTCTGTCGCCACCCTTAGAGCTTTCaaccagcctccccacccctcatcccCCTACCAGCCTCCCCCACTCCTACTCACCTTCCCCACGGCCCCCAAAAAGGAACGGCCGCAGGGTGGCAGGTGCTTCTCCAAGGATGAGCCCATCTCCATCACCCCTCATGGAGTCTGAGTTGGGGTGTGGGGTAGCCAGCCCATGGGGGGCTGCAAAACCATAGTCCAGAGGCAGAAATCCAGGGTTGGCAGAGTTAGGGTCCCCCCCGTCCTCTCGAGACACTGTAGGGCCCCATACAATAGCCCAGGGGTACTGCGATGAGGGTGGCCCCTCCTCAAAGCCTGACGGGGTGGCAGGGGGCGCAGTGCCTGGCAGGACTTGACGACGAGATCTTGGGACCCGAGGGGATCGGCTTGGTGGGGGTGCCCGCTCCCACACGCACACATGGCGTGGGGCAGAGGGGCCTCCCTGGGCACAGGGGGGCCGGGCTGGGGCTGGTGGGGTtcgaggggaggaggaggaaccttgagcaggtggtgggaggggcagcaaCAGCAGtggccagagagggaggaggtgggacaGCAGCAGTGCAGGCCTGCAACAAGGGAGAGAAAGCGGGTGAGACTCAAGGCTGTCTTGGGCTTATGTGTGGGGAGCACAGGCTCCTACCAGAGATCCCAGGCTGCCTCCCTCCAGCTTTCTCTGGAAAAGCAGGTGGGCCTTGGAAAGACTGGCCTCATTTCCTACCTTCCTAGGGTCTAGCCCTTGGGATCGAAGGCCCTGGGTGGACCTAGGAGGGAAGGGGCCCAGACCCCAGGAGAAGtggcccccagcctccctctgctGTACCAAACTTACCACATCTTGGACTTCATGTCCGAGCTCTTCCTCAGCTGTGACCCAGATTTTCAGCCTTTactgggggagaaagggagggtcGTCACATCTCAACCCTGTCCTGAGTGCTTCCCCAGCTCATTCAGCCACCAGTCCTATCCCCATTTGCCCTCTCAGGCTGCCAGCTGCCGCTTAGcatccttggggggggggggggggaagggggaggggactcAAAGAGTGGTTCCTGTCTAGCCCCCAGCCCCTTATCTACTACTGCCCAGAAATCCCGCAACTTCCTCACCTCAGGGTCTACTCtctcttctctggcttccttccttctcacttCCTCTGCCCACAGCTCCAAGCTCTTGTTGGAGCTTAATTTAGAGCC is a genomic window of Acinonyx jubatus isolate Ajub_Pintada_27869175 chromosome B4, VMU_Ajub_asm_v1.0, whole genome shotgun sequence containing:
- the PIANP gene encoding PILR alpha-associated neural protein, which produces MKSKMWPALLLSHLLPLWPLLLLPLPPPAQGSSSSPRTPPAPARPPCAQGGPSAPRHVCVWERAPPPSRSPRVPRSRRQVLPGTAPPATPSGFEEGPPSSQYPWAIVWGPTVSREDGGDPNSANPGFLPLDYGFAAPHGLATPHPNSDSMRGDGDGLILGEAPATLRPFLFGGRGEGVDPQLYVTITISIIIVLVATGIIFKFCWDRSQKRRRPSGQQGALRQEESQQPLTDLSPAGVTVLGAFGDSPSPTPDHEEPRGGPRPGMPQPKGAPAFQLNRIPLVNL